A part of Paraliobacillus zengyii genomic DNA contains:
- a CDS encoding TetR/AcrR family transcriptional regulator: MEDRKIDIMQAAMRFFSKKGFQSTSMQEIANEAGMSKGSLYKYFESKEELLIEVFKFNHDNMVGNAKYININDSLNPKEKFKKMLIVEFEGILENKEYYNLLTKSLLLEKNKQIRPLMQQVRAELTDWHKEVLLQVYGDDVEPIIWDTVITLQGIFKEYMSIVIQDTQKLSLSDIATYVVDSIDAIIQHQKHSKPLLKDEMMTNYKILKNNKKRLSVEEQLSQMLTHLRLTIETEEASLEIRKELENTISFFKQELKEKTPRIFLLNSLLANLENKTNKTEDLKTMKTLIDLLD, encoded by the coding sequence GTGGAAGATAGAAAAATTGATATTATGCAAGCTGCAATGCGCTTCTTCTCAAAAAAGGGATTTCAATCTACATCTATGCAGGAAATTGCTAATGAAGCAGGTATGTCAAAAGGTTCTTTGTATAAATATTTTGAATCTAAAGAAGAGCTATTAATAGAAGTTTTTAAATTTAATCATGATAACATGGTGGGAAATGCTAAATATATAAATATTAATGATTCTTTAAATCCTAAAGAAAAATTCAAAAAAATGTTAATTGTTGAATTTGAAGGGATTCTGGAGAATAAGGAATATTATAATCTACTAACAAAGTCTTTACTTCTTGAAAAGAACAAACAAATTCGTCCTTTAATGCAGCAAGTTCGAGCAGAGTTGACCGATTGGCATAAAGAAGTATTATTACAGGTTTATGGAGATGACGTGGAACCTATAATATGGGATACAGTGATCACATTACAAGGTATCTTCAAAGAATATATGTCAATTGTTATTCAAGATACGCAAAAACTTTCTCTTTCAGATATTGCTACATATGTTGTTGATAGTATAGATGCTATCATTCAGCATCAAAAACATAGTAAACCATTATTAAAAGACGAGATGATGACTAATTATAAAATTCTAAAAAACAATAAAAAAAGGTTATCAGTTGAAGAACAACTTTCGCAAATGCTAACGCATTTGCGTTTAACAATAGAAACAGAAGAGGCATCTCTAGAAATACGTAAAGAATTAGAAAACACGATTTCATTTTTTAAGCAAGAATTAAAGGAAAAAACGCCTAGGATATTTTTATTAAATTCTTTACTCGCAAACCTAGAAAATAAAACAAATAAAACAGAAGATTTAAAGACAATGAAAACATTAATCGATTTATTAGATTAG
- a CDS encoding MDR family MFS transporter yields the protein MTTEHTESTTPINRKLIVSILLAGGFVAILNQTLFATATPHVMNDFQISENIAQWLTTIFMLVNGVMIPITAFLIETFTTRRLVLSALVIFAIGTLVCGIAPTYPILLVGRVIQASGAGIIMPVMMTVFLTIFPIEKRGSAMGLVGLVISFAPAIGPTLSGWIVENHPWRLMFFIILPIILLDIILVYFFMENVTERTFPKIDILSIILSTFGFGGLLFGFSSAGSGNWVDPVVIISLIVGIVSLITFIRRQFTLKQPILEFRVFKSRTFTITTIIGMIVFVGLIGSETILPIYMQQYAGFTALESGLMIMPGAILMGLMSPITGKIFDKIGAKYLAIVGLSLMTVTTFLFTNLSTETPLMFLTIVFGIRMFGMSMVMMPVTTAGLNQLPMRLIAHGTAMNNTMRQVSASIGTAVLVTIMTTSALDSGPNAAPSALIHGVNIAFYAATGLSLIGLFLSFFIKGTKPSEQRGTYEIE from the coding sequence ATGACAACAGAACACACAGAAAGTACAACTCCGATCAATCGTAAACTTATCGTTTCCATATTGCTCGCCGGGGGATTTGTTGCGATATTAAATCAAACTCTATTTGCAACAGCTACACCACATGTAATGAATGATTTTCAAATTAGTGAAAATATTGCACAATGGCTAACAACAATCTTTATGCTGGTTAATGGTGTAATGATTCCAATTACTGCATTTTTAATTGAAACATTTACTACAAGAAGATTAGTATTATCAGCATTAGTCATTTTTGCTATAGGTACGTTAGTATGTGGTATTGCACCTACATATCCAATATTACTAGTCGGACGGGTAATACAAGCAAGTGGTGCGGGTATCATCATGCCAGTTATGATGACTGTATTCCTAACCATTTTCCCAATTGAAAAACGTGGTTCAGCAATGGGATTGGTTGGACTAGTTATATCATTTGCGCCAGCAATTGGCCCGACACTGTCAGGTTGGATTGTTGAGAATCATCCTTGGAGATTGATGTTTTTTATCATCTTACCAATCATTTTACTTGATATTATTCTTGTATACTTCTTTATGGAGAATGTAACAGAACGTACTTTTCCTAAAATAGACATTCTTTCTATTATATTATCAACATTTGGATTTGGAGGATTATTATTCGGGTTTAGTAGTGCTGGAAGCGGCAATTGGGTTGATCCAGTTGTTATTATTTCCTTAATAGTTGGTATAGTTTCCTTGATCACATTTATTAGGCGTCAATTTACGTTAAAACAACCTATTTTAGAGTTTCGGGTGTTTAAGTCTCGTACATTCACCATAACAACAATAATAGGAATGATTGTGTTTGTTGGTTTAATTGGTTCTGAAACAATTTTACCTATTTACATGCAACAGTATGCAGGGTTCACTGCATTAGAATCAGGACTTATGATAATGCCAGGCGCAATATTAATGGGATTGATGTCACCGATAACCGGTAAAATTTTTGACAAAATAGGTGCTAAATATTTAGCGATTGTTGGTTTATCGTTAATGACTGTAACAACCTTTTTGTTTACTAATTTATCTACAGAGACACCTTTGATGTTCTTAACAATTGTTTTTGGTATTCGTATGTTTGGGATGTCAATGGTAATGATGCCTGTAACAACTGCTGGACTTAATCAATTACCGATGCGTTTAATTGCACATGGAACAGCGATGAATAATACGATGCGACAAGTTTCCGCATCTATTGGTACGGCGGTATTGGTTACGATTATGACAACCAGTGCACTGGATAGTGGACCAAATGCTGCTCCTAGTGCATTAATACATGGTGTAAACATAGCGTTTTATGCAGCGACAGGTTTATCCCTTATAGGATTGTTTTTATCATTCTTTATTAAAGGAACAAAGCCGTCTGAACAACGAGGAACATATGAAATAGAGTAG
- the pflB gene encoding formate C-acetyltransferase, with translation MKIAEEVTQRNPWDGFHDGRWQKEIDVRDFILKNFTLYEGNEEFLESATEATKALWDRVMDLTKQERENGGVLDLDTKIVSTITSHGPGYLNKDSEKVVGVQTDEPFKRSLQPNGGIRMAVAAAESYGFKIDEEVVKTFSEHRKTHNQGVFDAYTPEIMTARKAGIVTGLPDAYGRGRIIGDYRRVSLYGVDHLVAEKKKELALIGNGTMIEDIIRDREETTEQIRALQELKQLGATYGFDISKPAKTAQEAFQWLYFGYLAAIKEQNGAAMSLGRVSTFLDIYIERDIENGLLTEEQAQELVDHFVMKLRLVKFARTPEYNELFSGDPTWVTESLAGMAQDGRPLVTKSSYRFLHTLDNLGPAPEPNLTVLWSVKLPENYKKYCASMSIKSSSIQYENDDLMRDIYGDDYGIACCVSAMRIGKQMQFFGARANLAKALLYSINGGMDEKLKIQVAPNYAPITSEYLDYDEVMKKYDTMLDWLSGMYVNALNIIHYMHDKYSYERIEMALHDREVLRTMACGIAGLSVVADSLSAIKYAKVRTIRDEDGLVVDYETEGDFPKYGNNDDRVDDIAADLVKMFMNKIKKHQTYRNSVHTQSILTITSNVVYGKKTGNTPDGRKAGEPFAPGANPLHGRDQNGALASLSSVAKMPYEYSLDGISNTFSIVPKALGKNEEARKANLAGMLDGYVTKKGHHLNVNVFDRETLLDAMDRPEEYPQLTIRVSGYAVNFIKLTREQQIDVINRTFHDGM, from the coding sequence ATGAAAATAGCAGAAGAAGTTACACAAAGAAACCCTTGGGATGGCTTCCATGATGGAAGATGGCAAAAAGAAATTGACGTCCGTGATTTTATTTTAAAGAACTTTACCTTATATGAAGGAAATGAAGAATTTCTAGAAAGCGCAACTGAAGCAACGAAAGCTTTATGGGATCGTGTAATGGATTTAACAAAACAGGAACGAGAAAATGGTGGTGTTTTAGACCTTGATACAAAAATTGTTTCTACAATTACATCACATGGACCTGGATATTTAAATAAAGATAGTGAAAAAGTGGTTGGTGTGCAAACAGATGAGCCTTTTAAACGTTCATTACAACCAAATGGTGGTATTCGTATGGCGGTAGCCGCAGCAGAATCTTATGGATTTAAGATTGATGAAGAAGTAGTGAAGACATTTTCCGAACATCGCAAAACACACAATCAAGGTGTTTTTGATGCATATACACCAGAAATAATGACTGCACGTAAGGCTGGTATTGTAACTGGATTACCAGATGCGTACGGTCGAGGTCGTATAATCGGTGATTACCGACGTGTTTCTCTTTATGGTGTAGACCACTTGGTTGCTGAAAAGAAAAAAGAGTTAGCTTTAATAGGTAACGGCACCATGATAGAAGATATTATTCGTGATCGCGAAGAGACAACAGAACAGATTCGTGCACTTCAAGAACTGAAACAATTGGGTGCTACGTATGGCTTTGATATTTCAAAACCAGCGAAAACTGCTCAAGAAGCTTTCCAATGGTTGTACTTTGGTTATTTAGCGGCGATTAAAGAGCAAAATGGTGCAGCAATGAGTCTAGGGCGCGTATCTACTTTCTTAGATATTTATATTGAAAGAGATATTGAAAATGGTTTGTTGACGGAAGAACAAGCTCAAGAGCTTGTTGATCACTTTGTTATGAAATTGCGTCTTGTTAAATTTGCAAGAACTCCTGAATACAATGAATTATTTAGTGGTGATCCAACTTGGGTAACAGAATCACTAGCTGGTATGGCACAAGATGGAAGGCCGTTGGTTACGAAGAGCTCCTATCGTTTCTTGCACACTTTAGATAATTTAGGTCCTGCCCCTGAACCAAACTTAACAGTACTATGGTCAGTGAAATTGCCTGAAAACTATAAAAAGTATTGTGCAAGTATGTCTATTAAATCAAGTTCTATTCAATATGAAAATGATGATTTGATGCGTGATATTTATGGTGATGACTATGGTATTGCTTGTTGTGTATCTGCGATGCGTATTGGTAAGCAAATGCAATTTTTTGGGGCACGTGCTAACTTAGCAAAAGCTTTACTATATTCTATTAATGGCGGTATGGATGAGAAGCTTAAAATTCAAGTAGCTCCTAACTATGCACCGATTACTTCTGAGTATTTAGATTATGATGAAGTGATGAAAAAATATGATACCATGTTAGATTGGTTATCTGGTATGTATGTAAATGCATTAAATATCATTCACTATATGCACGATAAATACAGCTATGAAAGAATAGAAATGGCGTTACATGATCGAGAAGTACTACGTACAATGGCTTGTGGAATTGCAGGATTATCTGTTGTTGCTGACTCGCTTAGTGCCATTAAATATGCAAAAGTAAGAACAATTCGTGATGAAGATGGTTTAGTAGTAGATTATGAAACAGAAGGTGATTTTCCTAAATACGGTAATAATGATGACCGTGTTGATGATATTGCTGCTGATTTAGTTAAAATGTTTATGAACAAAATTAAGAAACACCAAACGTATCGAAATTCCGTGCACACACAATCAATTTTAACAATTACTTCAAACGTTGTGTATGGTAAGAAAACTGGGAATACACCGGATGGACGAAAAGCTGGTGAACCATTTGCGCCAGGTGCAAATCCATTACACGGTCGTGATCAAAATGGCGCTTTAGCATCATTAAGTTCAGTCGCTAAAATGCCATATGAGTATTCCTTAGATGGCATTTCTAATACTTTCTCTATAGTACCTAAGGCATTAGGTAAAAATGAAGAAGCTAGAAAGGCTAATTTAGCGGGAATGCTTGATGGATATGTAACGAAGAAAGGTCATCACTTAAATGTAAACGTGTTTGATCGCGAGACACTTTTAGATGCAATGGATCGTCCAGAAGAATACCCGCAATTAACAATTCGTGTATCTGGTTATGCAGTAAACTTTATTAAATTAACGAGAGAACAACAAATAGATGTGATAAACCGTACGTTCCATGATGGAATGTAA
- the pflA gene encoding pyruvate formate-lyase-activating protein, translated as MKGRIHSIETMGTVDGPGLRYVIFTQGCLLRCKFCHNPDTWKMGQGKEMTVAEMVKDIKDYLPFFQSTNGGVTVSGGEPLLQLEFLIELFTELKKMGVHTTIDSSAGCFSRSPRFMKNLDKLLEVTDLVLLDLKHIDPIEHKELTGMSNEHIIDMARYLDERNIPIWVRHVLVPGISDKDEYLQQLSDFIATLRNVEQIDVLPYHKLGVYKWETLGIKYPLEGVEPPTEDRVKNAEDILNRVKVLS; from the coding sequence ATGAAAGGTCGAATACATTCTATAGAAACAATGGGAACAGTAGATGGTCCTGGCTTACGTTATGTTATTTTCACGCAGGGGTGCTTATTACGTTGTAAATTTTGTCATAACCCTGATACGTGGAAAATGGGTCAAGGAAAGGAAATGACAGTTGCAGAAATGGTTAAAGATATCAAAGACTATCTTCCCTTCTTCCAATCCACTAATGGTGGTGTAACTGTAAGTGGTGGGGAGCCGTTGCTACAACTTGAATTCTTAATAGAATTATTCACAGAACTAAAAAAAATGGGAGTTCATACAACCATTGACAGTTCAGCTGGATGTTTTAGTCGCTCTCCACGCTTTATGAAAAACTTAGATAAACTGTTAGAAGTTACGGATTTAGTATTACTAGATTTGAAACATATCGATCCAATTGAACATAAGGAACTGACTGGTATGTCTAATGAACATATTATCGATATGGCTAGATATTTGGATGAAAGAAATATCCCAATATGGGTGCGTCATGTACTTGTTCCTGGTATTAGTGATAAAGATGAGTATTTACAACAGCTTTCAGATTTTATTGCTACATTAAGGAATGTAGAACAAATTGATGTCTTACCTTATCATAAATTGGGTGTTTACAAGTGGGAGACTTTAGGTATTAAATATCCGCTTGAGGGAGTAGAGCCTCCAACAGAAGATCGTGTAAAGAATGCAGAAGATATTTTAAATAGAGTGAAAGTCTTATCATAA
- a CDS encoding organic hydroperoxide resistance protein, whose amino-acid sequence MSIKFTAHATAKGGREGHVKSDDGLIDLNLVQPGSNAGKGSNPEQLFAAGYAACYDGALNHMAREAKKEIDSTITADVSLMDDEEDGGFQIGVTLNVEIKGVNQEEAEDLAKKAHGFCPYSKATRGNINVEVKAKAI is encoded by the coding sequence ATGAGTATTAAATTTACTGCACATGCAACAGCTAAAGGCGGACGCGAAGGACATGTTAAGTCAGATGACGGTTTAATTGACTTAAACTTAGTTCAACCTGGTTCAAATGCTGGAAAAGGCTCTAATCCAGAACAGTTATTTGCAGCTGGTTATGCGGCTTGTTATGATGGAGCGCTTAATCACATGGCTAGAGAAGCAAAAAAAGAAATTGATTCTACTATCACTGCAGATGTTAGTTTGATGGATGATGAAGAAGATGGTGGATTTCAAATTGGTGTAACCTTAAATGTCGAGATAAAAGGTGTTAACCAAGAAGAAGCAGAAGACTTAGCTAAAAAAGCACACGGTTTTTGCCCTTATTCTAAAGCAACCCGTGGTAATATTAATGTAGAAGTAAAAGCAAAAGCAATATAA
- the yidC gene encoding membrane protein insertase YidC → MSKQSVFTFFKKYRFVSLIVLLFILSGCQSAATGEAVDPDTAGFFDKYFVNTFSIIIKGVATFFDGNYGLSIVLVTLTIRLILMPLMLKQSKNGFQMRDKMASMKPELEALQASYKNKKDSASQKIMQQETMELYKKHNFNPIASIGCLPMIIQFPILIGFYYAIRSTPEIASHSFLWFNLGQSDLVMTFVAAAIYFIQFRVTQIGIEPKQKKQMAFMGILSPLMIGFVSFNAPAALPLYWTVGGTFLIVQQLLSKKLYQPKVATPLHSR, encoded by the coding sequence ATGTCTAAGCAATCTGTGTTCACATTCTTTAAGAAATATCGCTTTGTTAGTTTAATCGTATTACTCTTTATATTATCTGGTTGCCAATCCGCAGCCACTGGTGAAGCTGTTGATCCTGACACAGCAGGTTTTTTTGATAAATACTTTGTTAACACCTTTTCTATTATCATTAAAGGTGTAGCAACATTCTTTGACGGAAACTACGGTCTTTCGATCGTTTTAGTGACATTGACAATACGCTTAATTTTAATGCCACTTATGTTAAAACAATCGAAAAATGGTTTTCAGATGCGTGACAAAATGGCTAGTATGAAGCCTGAATTAGAGGCATTACAAGCTTCTTATAAAAACAAGAAAGATAGTGCTTCTCAAAAAATAATGCAACAAGAAACGATGGAACTATATAAGAAACACAATTTTAATCCGATTGCATCTATTGGTTGTTTACCAATGATTATTCAATTCCCTATTCTGATTGGCTTTTACTATGCGATTCGATCAACACCAGAAATTGCTAGCCATTCTTTCCTTTGGTTCAACTTGGGGCAATCTGATCTAGTAATGACTTTTGTTGCAGCTGCTATTTACTTCATTCAATTTAGAGTAACTCAAATTGGGATTGAACCGAAACAAAAGAAACAAATGGCATTCATGGGGATCCTATCCCCGCTAATGATTGGTTTTGTTTCGTTTAACGCACCAGCTGCACTTCCACTATACTGGACAGTCGGGGGAACATTTTTAATTGTACAACAATTATTATCTAAAAAACTTTATCAACCAAAAGTAGCAACCCCCCTCCACAGTCGCTAA
- the proC gene encoding pyrroline-5-carboxylate reductase, whose product MTTHIRKVLFIGAGRMAQAIIAGLSKTEMTIVASNNGDVKRLEEVENKYGVSTTDSWKEEVDGADIIVLAMPPEAHESVLKEVALFVDNQFIVTLAAGIDPTYLEKNLPAETPTAWMMPNPAASLGKSVTLYALGQYADEQHQIMLEELLESIGSSEKVTEEQVHALTPITGSGSAFVYRMAESLIQSALKTGVTADQAKKLVADMIHGAAAMLQTGEDTERLLDQIASPGGVTAAGLEVMDEREFDQMMKDVITACHKRAKNI is encoded by the coding sequence ATGACTACACATATAAGAAAGGTATTATTTATAGGGGCTGGAAGAATGGCTCAAGCAATTATTGCAGGTTTAAGCAAAACGGAAATGACAATTGTGGCAAGCAACAACGGAGATGTAAAACGCTTAGAGGAAGTAGAAAATAAGTATGGTGTAAGCACAACAGACAGTTGGAAAGAAGAAGTCGATGGTGCTGATATAATTGTCTTGGCGATGCCACCTGAGGCGCATGAATCTGTTCTAAAAGAAGTAGCCTTGTTTGTTGATAATCAATTTATTGTAACATTAGCTGCTGGAATCGATCCGACCTATTTAGAAAAGAATTTACCAGCAGAAACACCAACAGCTTGGATGATGCCAAATCCAGCTGCTTCATTAGGCAAATCAGTTACGCTTTATGCGCTAGGTCAATATGCTGATGAACAGCATCAAATAATGTTGGAAGAATTATTGGAGAGCATTGGTTCATCAGAAAAGGTGACAGAAGAGCAAGTACATGCATTGACACCGATTACGGGAAGTGGTTCAGCATTTGTTTATCGAATGGCTGAGTCGCTCATTCAGTCAGCTTTGAAAACTGGGGTGACGGCAGATCAAGCAAAAAAATTAGTTGCAGATATGATTCATGGTGCAGCAGCTATGTTACAAACAGGAGAAGATACGGAGCGACTGCTGGATCAAATTGCAAGTCCGGGAGGGGTAACAGCAGCAGGTCTCGAAGTAATGGATGAAAGGGAATTTGATCAGATGATGAAAGATGTTATAACAGCGTGCCATAAGCGTGCAAAAAATATATAA
- a CDS encoding flotillin family protein, whose product MDLATDLSMDLIIIIGVVVGVILAFALLFAVRFKTVGADDAMIVTGSFLGSKNVHKDDGGSGIKIVRGGGAFIIPIFQQSETLSLRSHSLDISTPNVYTENGVPVMADGTAIIKVQSTTEGIATAAEQFLGKDDKELRKQAQEVLEGHLRAILGTMTVEEIYKNRERFAQEVQTQAAVDLRKMGLQIVSFTIKDVRDENGYLEALGKPRISEVKRDAQIAEANAMRDSRIKKAEAEREGKSAELLSETRIAEATKDKELKTAAYKRDQDKAKAEADMSYKLQEAISEQQVKQEEMQIQLVEKNKQIEIDEKEVIRKQRQYEAEISKKAEAERYATEQKAEADKVTRVKNAEAEAEEIRLDGQAEAEAIRLKGFAEAEAKEKIADAMAKYGEAAMLEMIVKMLPEFAGKIAEPIASIDKLTVIDSGNGEGDGATRMSSYVTKLMSQLPETLKDVSGVDLTGMLDQITAKGQQRVNDSKLDAKKDSTTTE is encoded by the coding sequence ATGGATTTAGCTACAGATTTAAGTATGGATTTAATTATTATTATTGGTGTTGTTGTAGGTGTGATACTTGCTTTTGCTCTTCTTTTCGCCGTACGTTTTAAAACAGTCGGTGCAGATGATGCAATGATTGTAACCGGTAGTTTTCTTGGAAGTAAAAATGTGCATAAAGATGATGGTGGAAGTGGTATCAAAATTGTACGCGGTGGCGGTGCATTTATTATACCGATTTTCCAGCAATCTGAAACACTTAGTTTACGTTCACACAGTTTAGATATTTCTACACCAAATGTCTATACTGAAAATGGCGTACCGGTAATGGCAGATGGAACAGCGATTATCAAGGTGCAAAGTACAACAGAAGGAATCGCTACAGCAGCTGAACAGTTTTTAGGGAAAGACGACAAAGAACTACGCAAACAAGCACAAGAAGTACTAGAAGGTCATTTACGCGCTATCCTAGGTACAATGACAGTTGAAGAGATTTACAAAAATCGCGAACGTTTTGCTCAAGAGGTTCAAACACAAGCAGCAGTTGATTTAAGAAAAATGGGACTGCAAATTGTTTCTTTCACCATTAAAGATGTTCGAGATGAAAATGGTTACTTAGAAGCCTTAGGTAAACCTCGTATTTCAGAAGTGAAACGTGATGCCCAAATTGCAGAAGCAAACGCAATGCGTGATTCAAGAATTAAAAAAGCGGAAGCAGAACGTGAAGGTAAAAGCGCTGAGTTATTAAGTGAAACACGAATTGCTGAAGCAACGAAGGATAAAGAATTAAAAACTGCTGCCTATAAACGCGATCAAGACAAGGCTAAAGCAGAAGCAGACATGTCGTATAAACTACAAGAAGCGATATCAGAACAACAAGTAAAACAAGAAGAAATGCAAATTCAATTAGTAGAGAAGAACAAACAAATTGAAATTGATGAAAAAGAAGTTATTCGTAAACAGCGTCAATATGAAGCGGAAATTTCGAAAAAGGCAGAGGCAGAACGTTATGCAACTGAACAAAAAGCCGAAGCAGATAAAGTTACACGCGTTAAGAACGCCGAAGCAGAAGCAGAAGAAATTCGCCTCGATGGTCAAGCGGAAGCAGAAGCAATTCGTTTGAAAGGTTTCGCAGAAGCAGAGGCAAAAGAAAAAATTGCTGACGCAATGGCTAAGTACGGTGAAGCAGCTATGCTAGAAATGATAGTTAAAATGTTACCTGAATTCGCTGGCAAGATTGCAGAGCCTATTGCCTCCATTGATAAACTAACTGTTATTGATAGTGGTAACGGTGAAGGAGATGGTGCAACCCGCATGAGTAGCTATGTAACAAAATTAATGAGTCAATTACCCGAAACACTAAAAGATGTATCTGGTGTTGATTTGACAGGGATGCTAGATCAGATTACAGCAAAAGGGCAACAAAGAGTAAACGACAGCAAATTGGATGCTAAGAAAGATTCAACTACTACTGAATAA
- a CDS encoding protease, translating into MIEIVDIYWWLLWGSLGVAIISLFLGDLFEGLLDGLFDSIGEFFNPLLTFGTLAVVSGSGVLLTKYSSLPDWYVLAISLFIGIGAYFLIYYLLVIPMSNAEASTSISIYDLIGKTGEVTTTIPADGYGEVFIKSTYGSRSESAKSFDGVEMMQGLSIVVVEVKDQVLYVSELSDL; encoded by the coding sequence GTGATCGAGATTGTAGATATATATTGGTGGTTGTTGTGGGGAAGTCTAGGTGTTGCTATTATTTCCTTATTTTTAGGGGACCTATTTGAAGGATTATTAGATGGTCTTTTCGATAGTATTGGTGAATTTTTTAACCCTTTATTAACTTTTGGAACGTTAGCTGTTGTTAGTGGCTCTGGAGTTTTGCTAACGAAATACTCTAGTCTACCTGATTGGTATGTCTTAGCTATTAGTTTGTTCATTGGGATTGGTGCCTATTTCCTAATTTATTATTTGCTCGTCATTCCTATGTCCAACGCAGAAGCTTCCACTTCTATTTCCATCTATGATTTAATAGGTAAAACTGGTGAAGTTACTACAACTATTCCAGCAGACGGATATGGAGAAGTCTTTATCAAATCTACATATGGAAGTCGTAGTGAATCAGCTAAAAGTTTTGATGGCGTGGAAATGATGCAAGGCCTATCAATTGTTGTTGTAGAAGTTAAAGATCAAGTCTTATATGTATCTGAACTATCTGATTTATAA
- a CDS encoding flavodoxin, protein MVNIVIVFASMTGNTEEIAEIIEAKIKSLNVPVSTFQIDFDDISAEDLSSYDGILLGTYTWGDGDLPYEVEDFYDDLEDIDLTGKKIGLFGSCDSFYPEYGGAIDKMGDRFKEIGAEIILDHLKIDLTPEDEDVKSCEAFAEAFISKLT, encoded by the coding sequence ATGGTTAATATTGTTATCGTATTTGCAAGTATGACTGGAAATACAGAAGAAATTGCTGAAATTATTGAAGCTAAAATAAAATCATTAAACGTTCCTGTTTCCACGTTTCAAATTGATTTTGATGATATAAGTGCAGAAGATTTAAGTAGTTATGATGGAATCTTATTAGGGACATATACTTGGGGAGACGGTGATCTACCCTACGAAGTAGAAGATTTTTATGATGATCTAGAAGACATAGATTTAACCGGAAAGAAGATAGGGTTATTTGGTTCTTGTGATTCCTTTTATCCGGAATACGGTGGAGCAATTGATAAAATGGGTGATCGCTTTAAAGAAATTGGGGCAGAAATTATTTTGGATCACTTAAAGATTGATTTAACACCAGAAGACGAAGATGTGAAAAGCTGTGAGGCCTTTGCTGAAGCGTTTATAAGCAAGTTGACTTAA